A single region of the bacterium genome encodes:
- a CDS encoding radical SAM protein, translated as MALSALDRIRYSPWFTQLVVIRRCNLSCAYCNEFDSSSDPVPLETLKARARKLKELGAYSINLTGGEPTMHPGLPELIRYCRRELKFLNTSMISNGFYLKKELIETLNEAGLQDMQISIDGVKPNDMTVKVLDSLRKRLGYLKEFAKFNVVVSGVIGSCPPEETFEVISYAKNMGFKPRVLLIHDKDGQVKLSAEELAVFERIKKLIPRSFPEFSDYRYEMIRTGSAPFKCRAGSRYLYVDENGLVSWCSQTRDAFSKPILDYTPEDLKREFYTYKSCQDKCTLGCVRSASQVDNWRRQDKPAA; from the coding sequence ATGGCCCTGTCCGCTCTCGATCGAATCCGATATTCGCCCTGGTTCACCCAATTGGTGGTGATCCGGAGGTGCAATTTGAGCTGCGCCTATTGCAACGAGTTCGACAGCAGCTCCGATCCGGTTCCGCTCGAGACGTTGAAAGCCCGGGCCCGCAAGCTGAAAGAGCTTGGCGCCTATTCGATCAACCTCACCGGCGGCGAGCCGACGATGCATCCCGGCCTGCCGGAGCTGATCCGCTATTGCCGCCGCGAGCTGAAGTTCCTCAACACCTCGATGATCTCCAACGGCTTCTATTTGAAGAAGGAGCTGATCGAGACCCTCAACGAAGCCGGGCTCCAGGACATGCAGATCTCGATCGACGGGGTGAAGCCCAACGACATGACGGTCAAGGTCCTCGACAGCCTCCGCAAGCGCTTGGGCTATTTGAAGGAATTCGCCAAATTCAACGTGGTGGTTTCGGGCGTGATCGGCTCCTGCCCGCCGGAGGAGACCTTCGAGGTCATCTCCTACGCCAAGAATATGGGCTTCAAGCCCCGGGTGCTGCTGATCCACGACAAGGACGGTCAGGTCAAGCTGAGCGCCGAGGAGCTGGCGGTCTTCGAGCGGATCAAGAAATTGATCCCGCGCAGCTTTCCCGAGTTTTCCGATTATCGCTATGAGATGATCCGGACCGGATCGGCGCCGTTCAAGTGCCGGGCCGGGAGCCGCTATCTCTACGTCGACGAGAACGGCCTCGTCAGCTGGTGCTCCCAGACCCGCGACGCCTTCTCCAAGCCGATCCTCGACTATACGCCCGAGGATCTGAAGCGGGAGTTCTACACCTACAAATCTTGTCAGGACAAATGCACCTTGGGTTGCGTCCGCTCGGCCAGCCAAGTGGATAACTGGCGGCGCCAGGACAAGCCGGCGGCTTAA
- a CDS encoding NTP transferase domain-containing protein, whose translation MQVVLLAAGMGLRLGHLTRALPKAMIRLQGKPLIDHTLPRLLANRRVEEVIVVGGFEHSALAEHLERAYAIFGDRLRLVENRHFTKGNLYTMEKALPYLSSSFLLCNVDHVFSESTWSFILQEREGSRIFCDFLRPLAEDEMKVLLSPEKHLLQISKTLEVFDAGYVGLTYVTADKIELYRESLIETASIYGEKAVVENILPVMAGQNEAIGVVPFDKHRWHEIDTREDLSKTEAALAALEADENSAVETQG comes from the coding sequence ATGCAGGTAGTTCTGCTCGCCGCGGGCATGGGTCTTCGACTCGGCCATCTTACCAGGGCTCTTCCCAAGGCGATGATCCGCCTCCAAGGCAAGCCGCTGATCGACCACACTTTGCCGCGGCTCCTGGCCAACCGCCGGGTCGAGGAAGTCATCGTGGTCGGCGGCTTCGAGCATTCGGCCCTGGCCGAGCATTTGGAGCGCGCTTACGCGATCTTCGGCGACCGGCTGCGGCTGGTCGAGAACCGCCATTTCACCAAGGGCAACCTCTACACGATGGAGAAGGCCTTGCCCTATTTGAGCTCTTCCTTCCTGCTCTGCAACGTCGACCACGTCTTTTCGGAATCGACTTGGTCCTTCATCTTGCAAGAGCGCGAGGGCAGCCGCATTTTCTGCGACTTCCTCCGGCCCCTGGCCGAGGACGAGATGAAGGTCCTGCTCTCGCCCGAGAAGCATCTGCTGCAGATCTCCAAGACCCTCGAGGTCTTCGACGCCGGTTATGTCGGCCTGACCTACGTCACCGCCGACAAGATCGAGCTCTACCGCGAGTCGCTGATCGAAACCGCTTCGATCTACGGCGAAAAAGCCGTGGTCGAGAATATCCTGCCGGTGATGGCCGGGCAGAACGAAGCGATCGGCGTCGTTCCCTTCGACAAGCACCGCTGGCACGAGATCGACACCCGCGAGGATCTCAGCAAGACCGAAGCCGCCTTGGCCGCGCTCGAGGCCGACGAGAATTCGGCTGTCGAAACCCAAGGTTAA
- a CDS encoding HAD hydrolase-like protein: MDRPPSKSVCVFDFDGTLVDSMSGFADLAAELMAEHFGLDREPARQDYLRTSGLPFFQQLESLRPGDPRNAGVAERFEAAKQAEYFERPFFSEVPAAIDELQGHGIRAVVSSNNGQEIVEEFLQKKPRPRFDLVLGFRKNFAKGQAHFDKVLEHFGLQARDMLFVGDSLHDAQKAAEFGVDFVGRIGTFSAAQFKTVHPELRTIRGLDELTRVLCR; this comes from the coding sequence ATGGATCGCCCGCCAAGCAAATCGGTTTGCGTCTTCGATTTCGACGGCACCCTGGTCGATTCGATGAGCGGCTTCGCCGACTTGGCCGCCGAGCTGATGGCCGAGCATTTCGGCCTGGACCGCGAGCCGGCCCGCCAAGATTATCTCCGCACTTCGGGGCTGCCTTTCTTCCAACAGCTGGAGTCCCTGCGCCCCGGCGATCCGCGCAATGCCGGGGTGGCCGAACGCTTCGAGGCCGCCAAACAGGCCGAATACTTCGAGCGGCCTTTCTTTTCCGAAGTTCCGGCCGCCATCGACGAGCTCCAAGGGCATGGCATCCGGGCGGTGGTTTCCTCGAACAACGGCCAGGAAATCGTCGAAGAGTTTTTGCAAAAAAAGCCCCGGCCCCGTTTCGATTTGGTTCTGGGCTTCAGGAAAAATTTCGCCAAGGGCCAAGCTCATTTCGACAAAGTGCTGGAGCACTTCGGGCTTCAGGCCCGAGACATGCTTTTCGTCGGCGACTCGCTCCATGACGCCCAAAAGGCGGCGGAATTCGGCGTCGACTTCGTGGGACGGATCGGGACTTTTTCGGCCGCCCAATTCAAGACGGTGCATCCCGAGCTGCGGACCATCCGCGGGCTCGATGAATTGACGAGGGTTCTATGCAGGTAG
- a CDS encoding CDP-alcohol phosphatidyltransferase family protein, with amino-acid sequence MRQIGVPLKWIQLTPSEKACCEKILTNTDAWIARNVNKRISMPVSIYLARAGITPNQITFFNLLLGVLAGLVASFGGYQNLVWGAVLFQLVSIIDGCDGEVAKLNQKATRFGAWFDTIGDNLAFVLFITGVTFGLYRETHALWIVNLAKLSLFSFAILLCIMVSYLIQAKNSSASLVTYEKEVVSASAKKQNPFVSKLVHYGKFLVKKDFFAFLFFVMAVVDLPETIVAFSALGTTAVALVLTGITFKRRRAAKAAAAQTVPAEEPTGVAP; translated from the coding sequence ATGAGGCAGATCGGCGTTCCTTTGAAGTGGATCCAGCTCACTCCCAGTGAGAAGGCCTGCTGCGAGAAGATCCTCACCAACACCGACGCCTGGATCGCCCGCAACGTCAACAAGCGGATCTCGATGCCGGTAAGTATTTACTTAGCTCGGGCCGGCATCACTCCCAACCAGATCACCTTCTTCAACCTGCTCCTCGGTGTTTTGGCCGGGCTGGTGGCCTCCTTCGGCGGCTATCAAAATCTGGTCTGGGGCGCGGTCCTCTTTCAGCTGGTTTCGATCATCGACGGTTGCGACGGCGAGGTCGCCAAGCTCAACCAGAAGGCGACCCGCTTCGGCGCCTGGTTCGACACCATCGGCGACAACCTGGCCTTCGTCCTCTTCATCACCGGCGTGACCTTCGGGCTTTATCGCGAGACCCATGCCCTTTGGATCGTCAACTTGGCCAAGCTTTCGCTCTTCTCCTTCGCCATCTTGCTCTGCATCATGGTCAGCTACCTGATCCAGGCCAAGAACAGCTCGGCCTCGCTGGTCACCTACGAGAAGGAGGTCGTCAGCGCCTCGGCCAAGAAGCAGAATCCCTTCGTCTCCAAGCTGGTGCACTACGGCAAGTTTTTGGTGAAGAAGGACTTCTTCGCCTTCCTGTTCTTTGTAATGGCGGTTGTCGACCTGCCCGAGACCATCGTGGCCTTCTCGGCCCTGGGCACCACCGCCGTGGCCCTGGTCCTGACCGGCATCACCTTCAAGCGCCGCCGCGCCGCCAAGGCCGCGGCCGCCCAAACGGTTCCCGCCGAAGAGCCGACGGGGGTCGCCCCCTAA
- a CDS encoding flippase-like domain-containing protein, producing MKFLASPQSRRRLRQFFFLLGLALFVYLVVRLKPAVLLEYLRTVGWNFGWILLVSLFWYLAYALAWEIFLKNLSRRVRLWDILKIKVAGEAINSITPLSWGGGDPARILMLKDHIPVTEGTASVVVDRTLNNLAIALFMLIGVVITLVKFPLSPTLEIGLPLVLLIFVGASVFLYYRSHEGLFAFILDLLKKLRIKKTFSEKTENQVREIDGHISRFYKMNRKGFLAAFALHFFGRLCGVAELYLAARFLGHPLAWLDAYLLASVTVIINMVFVFVPGTLGVMEGAFAGIFALLKLDPAVGTSIQIVRRTRMLFWTAAGFVIMARMRGGERPRPGTGIEA from the coding sequence ATGAAATTCCTGGCCTCCCCTCAATCTCGGCGGCGTTTAAGGCAGTTTTTCTTCCTCCTCGGCCTCGCCCTCTTCGTCTACCTGGTGGTTCGGCTCAAACCCGCCGTCTTGCTGGAATATTTGAGGACCGTCGGCTGGAATTTCGGCTGGATTCTCCTGGTCAGCCTCTTTTGGTACCTGGCCTATGCCCTGGCTTGGGAAATCTTCCTGAAAAACCTCTCCCGGCGGGTCCGGCTCTGGGACATTCTCAAAATCAAAGTCGCGGGCGAGGCCATCAACAGCATCACGCCCCTCAGCTGGGGCGGCGGCGACCCGGCCCGGATCCTGATGCTGAAGGATCACATCCCGGTTACCGAAGGCACGGCCTCGGTGGTGGTCGACCGCACCCTGAACAATCTCGCCATCGCCCTTTTCATGCTGATCGGCGTGGTCATCACCTTGGTGAAATTCCCCCTGTCCCCGACCCTCGAGATCGGCCTGCCCTTGGTCCTGCTGATTTTTGTCGGGGCTTCGGTGTTCCTGTATTACCGCTCCCACGAGGGCCTCTTCGCCTTCATCCTCGACCTTTTGAAGAAGCTTCGAATCAAGAAGACCTTTTCCGAAAAAACCGAAAACCAGGTCCGCGAAATCGACGGCCATATCTCGCGTTTTTATAAAATGAATCGGAAAGGCTTTCTGGCGGCCTTCGCCCTCCACTTTTTCGGCCGGCTTTGCGGCGTGGCCGAGCTCTACCTGGCCGCCCGCTTCCTGGGCCATCCGCTGGCTTGGCTCGACGCCTATTTGCTGGCTTCGGTCACCGTGATCATCAATATGGTTTTCGTCTTCGTTCCCGGAACCTTGGGGGTCATGGAAGGCGCCTTTGCCGGCATCTTCGCCCTGCTCAAGCTGGATCCGGCGGTCGGCACCTCGATCCAGATCGTCCGGCGCACCCGAATGCTGTTTTGGACCGCGGCCGGCTTCGTCATCATGGCGCGAATGCGCGGCGGGGAAAGACCAAGACCGGGAACCGGAATTGAGGCGTAA